A genome region from Alteripontixanthobacter maritimus includes the following:
- a CDS encoding dihydrolipoyl dehydrogenase family protein, whose translation MEYSHDVIVIGGGAAGLTAAGGCALFGLKVALIEAHEMGGECLNNGCVPSKALITAAKRAGEAREERRFGVTLAAPQVEWAGVHRHIHDAIAEIAPHDSQERFEEMGCEVLRERAVLTGPNSAQVGGRTLTAPRIVLATGSRPFVPPIDGIETVPYLTNENLFDLDILPDHLVVIGGGVIGMEMAQSFRRLGSRVTIIEPDRPMGRDDEGNVAVVVDTMKAEGVRFVQGKAKAVSGTAGAILVEIDGAQSVEGSHLLVAVGRKANIDGLGLDAVGVETGKNGIVVDDRRRTSIKHIYAIGDCRDGPRLTHVSGYEGSNVALEITLGVPTKVDWSALPWCTYTSPEVAQIGLTEADARKTHGDAIKIITEGFDHNERAIAEGQTKGRMKVIFKGKKVIGASIVGKNAGDLLLPLSQTITGKSSTFALGSAVIAYPTRSEITKAAAFAAWEPTVFGKIPKAWAGLLAGMRRRF comes from the coding sequence ATGGAATATTCTCACGACGTTATCGTTATCGGCGGCGGTGCTGCCGGCCTGACCGCAGCCGGTGGCTGTGCATTGTTCGGCCTGAAAGTTGCCTTGATCGAAGCGCACGAAATGGGCGGCGAGTGCCTCAACAATGGCTGCGTGCCGTCCAAGGCGCTGATAACCGCAGCCAAGCGAGCCGGGGAAGCGCGCGAGGAACGCCGGTTCGGTGTGACACTGGCGGCTCCGCAGGTGGAATGGGCTGGTGTGCACCGGCATATCCATGACGCCATCGCCGAAATCGCGCCGCACGATTCGCAGGAACGGTTCGAGGAAATGGGCTGCGAGGTACTGCGCGAACGCGCGGTGCTGACAGGGCCGAACTCGGCCCAAGTGGGAGGCCGCACGCTGACCGCACCGCGCATCGTGCTGGCGACAGGCTCCCGGCCGTTCGTGCCGCCGATCGACGGTATCGAAACCGTACCCTATCTGACTAACGAGAACCTGTTCGATCTTGATATCCTGCCGGACCACCTTGTTGTCATCGGCGGCGGGGTAATCGGTATGGAAATGGCGCAAAGCTTCCGCAGGTTGGGTAGCCGGGTGACCATAATCGAACCGGACCGCCCGATGGGCCGCGATGACGAAGGTAATGTCGCCGTGGTCGTTGATACGATGAAGGCGGAAGGCGTCCGCTTCGTTCAGGGCAAGGCGAAGGCCGTGTCGGGCACTGCCGGGGCCATCCTTGTCGAGATCGACGGCGCGCAGAGTGTCGAAGGGTCGCACCTACTGGTTGCCGTCGGCCGCAAGGCCAACATCGATGGCTTGGGGCTGGATGCAGTCGGCGTCGAGACCGGCAAGAACGGCATCGTGGTCGACGACCGCCGCCGTACTTCGATCAAGCACATCTATGCTATCGGCGATTGCCGCGACGGACCGCGCCTGACTCATGTGTCTGGCTATGAAGGCAGCAACGTCGCGCTCGAAATTACGCTGGGCGTGCCCACGAAAGTGGACTGGTCGGCGCTACCCTGGTGCACATACACCTCCCCCGAAGTCGCGCAGATCGGCCTGACGGAAGCAGATGCGCGCAAGACACATGGCGATGCGATCAAAATCATCACCGAAGGATTCGACCATAATGAGCGTGCGATTGCAGAAGGGCAAACGAAGGGCCGCATGAAGGTAATTTTCAAAGGCAAAAAAGTGATCGGCGCCAGCATCGTGGGCAAGAATGCCGGCGATCTGCTGTTACCGCTTTCGCAGACCATTACCGGCAAGAGCTCCACCTTTGCCCTTGGCAGCGCGGTCATCGCCTATCCAACCCGCAGCGAAATTACCAAGGCTGCAGCCTTCGCCGCGTGGGAGCCAACCGTATTCGGCAAAATTCCCAAGGCATGGGCAGGCCTGCTCGCCGGTATGCGGAGGCGTTTCTGA
- a CDS encoding radical SAM protein encodes MALARTSERVRKSRNTPVGPSPFAVEAAPLPAAKFSDPEVTAKGEARASVPLVELETLWFNTGTLCNLACATCYIESSPTNDALVYISAAHVAQYLDEIESGGLATREIGFTGGEPFMNPDFPAMLSDVLDRGYEALVLSNAMKPLRRHEAALLTMREKHGDRLTMRISLDHYTQTIHEGERGPRSWEPAMSGLRWLSDNGFQIAVAGRLPPGETDALARAGYALLFEGEGIAIDAQDPTALTLFPEMDETADIAEITTACWSILDKHPADIMCATSRMVVHRKGEAAPRVAACTLIPYDPGFDLGATLDEASQPVALNHPHCARFCVLGGASCSA; translated from the coding sequence ATGGCTTTGGCACGCACAAGCGAACGCGTTCGTAAGAGCCGCAACACCCCTGTCGGACCCTCCCCCTTCGCAGTGGAAGCGGCCCCGCTGCCGGCTGCCAAGTTCAGCGATCCTGAAGTCACTGCGAAAGGCGAAGCGCGCGCGTCGGTGCCGCTCGTGGAGCTCGAGACGCTGTGGTTCAACACCGGCACACTGTGCAACCTTGCCTGCGCCACCTGCTATATCGAGAGCAGCCCGACCAACGACGCACTTGTCTACATTTCGGCAGCCCATGTGGCGCAATATCTGGACGAAATCGAGAGCGGCGGATTGGCAACGCGCGAAATCGGCTTCACCGGCGGCGAACCGTTCATGAACCCGGACTTTCCTGCGATGCTAAGCGATGTGCTTGATCGTGGATACGAGGCGCTTGTGCTGTCCAACGCGATGAAGCCGTTGCGGCGGCACGAGGCAGCGCTTCTGACAATGCGCGAGAAGCACGGCGACAGGTTGACCATGCGGATCAGCCTCGACCATTACACACAGACAATCCACGAGGGCGAGCGCGGGCCGCGCAGCTGGGAACCGGCCATGAGCGGGCTCCGCTGGCTGTCCGATAATGGTTTTCAAATTGCAGTGGCGGGGCGCCTGCCGCCGGGAGAAACCGACGCGCTCGCCCGCGCCGGCTACGCATTGCTGTTCGAGGGGGAAGGCATTGCAATCGACGCGCAAGACCCGACCGCGCTCACACTGTTTCCCGAAATGGACGAAACTGCTGATATTGCCGAGATCACCACCGCCTGCTGGAGCATTCTGGACAAGCACCCGGCCGATATCATGTGCGCCACCAGCCGCATGGTCGTCCACCGCAAGGGAGAAGCCGCGCCGCGCGTCGCAGCCTGCACGCTGATCCCCTACGATCCCGGGTTCGACTTAGGCGCAACCTTGGACGAGGCAAGCCAACCCGTGGCGCTCAACCACCCGCATTGCGCGCGGTTCTGTGTGCTTGGCGGGGCAAGCTGCTCCGCCTGA
- the fghA gene encoding S-formylglutathione hydrolase, whose product METVSEARSHGGVQGVYRHASEATGTEMRFSVFVPPHEDGAKLPVLWYLSGLTCTHENVTDKGEYRAACAKHGIIFVAPDTSPRGDDVPDAEDEYDFGTGAGFYLDATEEPWAEHYNMRDYVTSELCELVGEEFPVDLDRQGITGHSMGGHGALTIGLRNPGRYRSISAFAPICAPSRVPWGQKAFSRYLGEDRAAWEEYDAVALIESGARPAQLLIDQGTADQFLEEQLSTALLRDVCEDAGINAAIRMQEGYDHSYHFISTFMADHIGWHAKRLKG is encoded by the coding sequence ATGGAAACTGTAAGCGAAGCCCGCAGCCATGGCGGCGTTCAAGGCGTCTATCGTCACGCATCCGAAGCGACGGGCACTGAAATGCGCTTTTCGGTGTTCGTCCCGCCGCACGAGGACGGTGCGAAGCTGCCGGTGCTCTGGTATCTCTCCGGCCTGACCTGCACGCATGAGAACGTGACCGACAAGGGCGAGTATCGCGCTGCCTGCGCGAAACATGGCATCATCTTTGTCGCGCCAGATACCTCTCCGCGCGGCGACGATGTGCCAGACGCGGAAGATGAATACGATTTCGGTACCGGCGCGGGTTTCTATCTCGATGCGACCGAGGAACCCTGGGCCGAACATTACAATATGCGCGATTATGTGACGTCCGAATTGTGCGAGCTGGTGGGGGAGGAGTTCCCGGTGGACCTGGACCGGCAGGGTATCACCGGGCATTCGATGGGCGGTCATGGCGCGTTGACTATCGGGTTACGCAATCCGGGTCGCTACCGGTCAATCAGCGCCTTCGCTCCGATCTGCGCCCCGTCCCGCGTGCCGTGGGGCCAGAAAGCGTTCTCCCGTTATTTGGGGGAAGACCGCGCCGCCTGGGAAGAATACGATGCCGTGGCTCTGATAGAAAGCGGTGCACGTCCGGCGCAATTGCTGATCGATCAGGGGACGGCCGACCAGTTCCTTGAAGAACAGCTTTCAACCGCTCTGCTGCGCGACGTGTGCGAGGATGCAGGTATCAACGCTGCGATCAGAATGCAGGAGGGGTACGACCATTCCTATCATTTCATTTCCACCTTCATGGCGGACCATATCGGCTGGCACGCCAAGCGGCTGAAGGGCTGA
- a CDS encoding DUF2061 domain-containing protein: MQEHPEKPIFGPETAALDAPHPPRIQTRRSVAKAVSWRIVGTLDTLLLSYLLITYLGPYFGLEQSGGEALETASYIAITEVVTKMVFYFLHERFWVWLRWGTSVVNGKRRETLARSSTKTATWRTIASLDTMVLAWFFTGSIATAVSIGGLEVFTKLILYFFHERIWSKIGFGIVHGAPVASAAVSPT, from the coding sequence ATGCAGGAACACCCGGAAAAACCGATCTTTGGCCCCGAAACGGCCGCGCTGGATGCGCCCCATCCCCCACGCATACAGACCCGGCGCTCGGTAGCGAAGGCGGTGTCCTGGCGTATCGTCGGTACGCTCGATACGCTGCTGCTATCCTACCTGCTGATTACCTATCTCGGCCCGTATTTCGGGCTTGAGCAAAGCGGCGGGGAAGCTCTGGAGACGGCCAGCTACATCGCTATTACGGAAGTGGTCACCAAGATGGTGTTCTATTTCCTGCACGAGAGGTTCTGGGTCTGGCTCCGCTGGGGGACATCGGTGGTGAACGGCAAGCGCCGCGAAACGCTGGCGCGTTCCTCAACCAAGACGGCGACATGGCGCACGATCGCCTCGCTCGATACGATGGTGCTGGCGTGGTTCTTTACCGGCAGCATCGCCACCGCGGTGTCCATCGGCGGGCTGGAAGTCTTTACAAAGCTTATCCTGTATTTTTTCCACGAACGCATCTGGTCGAAGATCGGGTTTGGTATCGTCCACGGTGCGCCGGTAGCCAGCGCTGCAGTAAGTCCAACCTGA